From a single Aquincola tertiaricarbonis genomic region:
- a CDS encoding FadR/GntR family transcriptional regulator, translating into MASQPSFRAVAHVRRPRLSDTITDQIEDLIATGKLKPGDRMPAERDLAQQLDVSRPSLREALLILESRGLLQARRGGGFSVTDVTAPTITDPLVHLLQRHPETVDDILELRHGLECVAAEFAALRATEADDKRLREIVGGMKRRRGPVDPLEDTDRDVDFHMAVAEASHNVALVHVMRGIFNLMRINMLRSREALCHQAENVTLLDEQHAQIAKAITARDPAAARAAANIHLSFVQASLREAASKGGRKAGNGAAAPAPSPARARKRSDGDAGA; encoded by the coding sequence GTGGCAAGCCAGCCGTCTTTCCGCGCCGTCGCGCATGTACGGCGCCCGCGCCTTTCGGACACGATCACCGACCAAATCGAGGACCTCATCGCCACCGGCAAGCTCAAGCCTGGCGACAGGATGCCCGCCGAACGCGACCTTGCGCAGCAGCTCGACGTGTCGCGCCCATCGCTGCGCGAGGCGCTGCTGATCCTCGAGAGCCGCGGCCTGCTGCAGGCCCGACGGGGCGGTGGCTTCAGCGTCACCGACGTGACCGCGCCGACGATCACCGATCCGTTGGTGCACCTGCTGCAGCGTCACCCCGAGACCGTTGACGACATCCTCGAACTGCGCCACGGGCTGGAGTGCGTGGCGGCCGAGTTCGCCGCCTTGCGCGCCACCGAGGCCGACGACAAGCGGCTGCGCGAGATCGTCGGCGGCATGAAGCGCCGGCGCGGACCGGTCGACCCGCTCGAAGACACCGATCGCGATGTCGATTTCCACATGGCGGTCGCCGAAGCCTCGCACAACGTCGCCCTGGTGCACGTGATGCGGGGCATCTTCAACCTCATGCGCATCAACATGCTGCGCTCCCGCGAGGCGCTGTGCCACCAGGCCGAGAACGTCACACTGCTCGACGAACAGCATGCCCAGATTGCCAAGGCGATCACCGCGCGCGATCCCGCGGCGGCGCGCGCGGCGGCGAACATCCACTTGAGCTTCGTGCAGGCGAGCCTGCGCGAAGCCGCCAGCAAGGGGGGCCGAAAGGCCGGCAACGGCGCCGCCGCACCAGCCCCGAGTCCGGCCCGCGCCCGCAAGCGCAGCGACGGTGACGCCGGTGCCTGA
- the lipA gene encoding lipoyl synthase, whose product MPDPVGGLAPGDATESFGGYDPSAKQKARAKTARIPIKVVPAEVLKKPDWIRVKAATPNSRFYEIKQILREHKLHSVCEEASCPNIGECFGKGTATFMIMGDKCTRRCPFCDVGHGRPDPLDASEPENLARTIAALKLKYVVITSVDRDDLRDGGAAHFVECIRQTRERSPATTIEVLVPDFRGRDDRALEILMAAPPDVMNHNLETVPRLYKEARPGSDYAFSLNLLKKFKALHPGVPTKSGLMVGLGETDEEILAVMRDMRAHDIDMLTIGQYLAPSGHHLPVRRYVHPDTFRMFEREATAIGFSHAAVGALVRSSYHADQQAHAAGVPDGRSGRS is encoded by the coding sequence GTGCCTGATCCGGTCGGCGGTTTGGCGCCGGGCGATGCCACTGAATCGTTCGGTGGCTACGACCCGAGCGCGAAGCAGAAAGCGCGGGCCAAGACGGCGCGCATCCCGATCAAGGTGGTGCCCGCCGAGGTGCTGAAGAAGCCGGATTGGATTAGGGTCAAGGCGGCGACCCCGAATTCGCGCTTCTACGAGATCAAGCAAATCCTGCGCGAGCACAAGCTGCACTCGGTGTGCGAGGAAGCCTCGTGCCCGAACATCGGCGAGTGCTTCGGCAAGGGCACGGCCACGTTCATGATCATGGGCGACAAGTGCACGCGGCGTTGCCCGTTCTGCGATGTCGGCCATGGCAGGCCCGACCCGCTGGATGCCAGCGAGCCGGAGAACCTGGCCAGGACGATCGCGGCGCTCAAGCTCAAATACGTGGTGATCACGAGCGTCGATCGCGACGACCTGCGCGACGGCGGCGCGGCACATTTCGTCGAGTGCATTCGCCAGACGCGCGAGCGCTCGCCGGCGACGACCATCGAGGTGCTGGTGCCCGACTTCCGTGGGCGCGACGACCGCGCGCTGGAGATCCTGATGGCTGCGCCGCCGGACGTGATGAACCACAACCTCGAAACCGTGCCGCGCCTGTACAAGGAAGCGAGGCCCGGCAGCGACTACGCGTTCAGCCTAAACCTGCTGAAGAAGTTCAAGGCCCTGCACCCCGGCGTACCGACGAAAAGCGGGCTGATGGTCGGCCTCGGCGAAACCGACGAAGAGATTCTGGCCGTGATGCGCGACATGCGCGCGCACGACATCGACATGCTGACGATCGGCCAGTACCTCGCGCCGAGCGGTCACCACCTGCCGGTGCGGCGCTACGTGCACCCGGACACCTTCCGCATGTTCGAGCGCGAGGCAACGGCGATCGGTTTCAGCCATGCCGCCGTTGGTGCGCTGGTGCGGTCAAGTTACCACGCCGATCAGCAGGCGCATGCCGCCGGCGTGCCGGACGGCAGATCCGGGCGCAGTTGA
- the aceE gene encoding pyruvate dehydrogenase (acetyl-transferring), homodimeric type, with protein sequence MNMNDDADPAETGEWLDALKAVELHRGQERANLLVNRLVDQARRDGLYIPRSLTTAYKNTIPPEQEARSPGDRAIEHRLRSIIRWNALAIILRANKESSELGGHIASFQSAATLYDIGFGHFWHAPTDTHGGDLLFIQGHSSPGIYARAFLEGRLTEDQLLSYRQETAGKGLSSYPHPWLMPDFWQFPTVSMGLGPLIAIYQARFLKYLQGRGLAETTQRKVWAFMGDGEMDEPESLGAISLAGREHLDNLVFVINCNLQRLDGPVRGNGKIVQELESVFRGAGWNVIKVLWGGGWDALFAKDKSGKLLQLMEECVDGEYQDFKSKSGAYVREHFFGRYEETKALVADLSDDDIWKLTRGGHDPQKVFAAYAAAVKHTGQPTLILPKTVKGYGMGESGEGQMISHQAKKMTADALRGFRDRFQIPVSDDDLAKVPFIKLPEDGPEMKYLRERRAALGGYLPQRRRTSASLAIPPLSSFQRLLDNSGEREISTTMAFVQMLGTLVRDKNIGKHVVPIVPDESRTFGMEGMFRQLGIYSSVGQLYKPQDADQLMYYRESKDGQVLQEGINEGGAMSSWIVAATSYSTNNVPMIPFYIYYSMFGLQRVGDLAWLAGDMRARGFLLGGTAGRTTLNGEGLQHEDGHSHILAGTIPNCVSYDPTFAYEVVTIIRDGMRRMYEQQEDVYYYVTLMNENYPHPGLADAGEGAEQGILKGLYKLKAGGKAKKGLRVQLMGSGTILREVIAAAELLKDDWGVSADLWSATSYNELRRDGMAAERWNLLHPTEPRRKSWVETCLEGNEGPVIASTDYMRNYADQVREYVQAAGRRYVVLGTDGFGRSDYRVKLRRFFEVDRFYVTVAALKALADEGTLKPAVVAEAIAKYGLDTERAAPWTV encoded by the coding sequence ATGAACATGAACGACGATGCCGATCCTGCGGAGACCGGCGAATGGCTCGACGCACTCAAGGCAGTGGAACTGCACCGAGGGCAGGAGCGCGCGAACTTGCTGGTCAATCGCCTGGTCGATCAGGCGCGTCGGGACGGCCTGTATATCCCGCGGTCGCTGACCACGGCGTACAAGAACACGATTCCTCCGGAGCAGGAAGCCAGGTCGCCCGGTGACCGCGCCATCGAGCACCGTTTGCGCTCGATCATTCGCTGGAACGCGCTCGCGATCATCCTGCGTGCGAACAAGGAAAGCTCGGAGCTCGGCGGCCACATTGCGAGCTTCCAGTCGGCCGCCACGCTGTACGACATCGGCTTCGGCCACTTCTGGCACGCGCCGACCGACACGCATGGCGGCGACCTGCTCTTCATCCAGGGTCACAGCTCACCGGGTATCTACGCCCGCGCCTTCCTCGAAGGACGGCTGACCGAAGACCAGTTGCTCAGCTACCGGCAGGAGACCGCCGGCAAGGGCCTCTCGAGCTATCCGCACCCGTGGCTGATGCCCGACTTTTGGCAGTTCCCCACCGTCTCGATGGGCCTGGGTCCTTTGATTGCGATCTACCAGGCGCGCTTCCTGAAGTACCTGCAGGGCCGCGGCCTGGCCGAGACCACGCAGCGCAAGGTCTGGGCCTTCATGGGCGACGGCGAAATGGACGAGCCCGAGTCGCTGGGTGCGATCTCGCTGGCCGGCCGCGAGCACCTGGACAACCTGGTCTTTGTCATCAACTGCAACCTGCAGCGCCTGGACGGTCCGGTGCGCGGCAACGGCAAGATCGTTCAGGAACTCGAAAGCGTGTTCCGCGGCGCCGGCTGGAACGTCATCAAGGTGCTCTGGGGCGGTGGCTGGGATGCCCTCTTCGCAAAGGACAAGAGCGGCAAGCTGCTGCAGCTGATGGAGGAATGCGTCGACGGCGAGTACCAGGACTTCAAGAGCAAGAGCGGCGCTTACGTGCGCGAGCACTTCTTCGGCCGCTACGAGGAAACCAAGGCACTCGTCGCCGACCTGAGCGACGACGACATCTGGAAGCTCACCCGCGGCGGCCACGACCCGCAGAAGGTTTTTGCCGCCTACGCCGCGGCAGTGAAGCACACCGGTCAGCCGACGCTGATCCTGCCCAAGACAGTGAAGGGCTACGGCATGGGCGAATCGGGCGAAGGCCAGATGATCTCGCACCAGGCCAAGAAGATGACGGCCGACGCGCTGCGCGGCTTCCGCGACCGATTCCAGATCCCGGTGTCGGACGATGACCTGGCGAAGGTGCCCTTCATCAAGTTGCCCGAGGACGGCCCGGAGATGAAGTACCTGCGCGAGCGGCGCGCCGCGCTAGGTGGCTACCTGCCGCAGCGGCGCCGCACCTCGGCGTCGCTCGCGATCCCGCCGCTGTCGAGCTTCCAGCGCCTGCTCGACAACTCCGGCGAGCGCGAGATCAGCACCACGATGGCCTTCGTGCAGATGCTGGGCACGCTGGTGCGCGACAAGAACATCGGCAAGCACGTCGTGCCGATCGTGCCGGACGAGTCGCGCACCTTCGGCATGGAAGGCATGTTCCGCCAGCTCGGCATCTACTCGTCGGTCGGCCAGCTCTACAAGCCCCAGGACGCCGACCAGCTGATGTACTACCGCGAGTCCAAGGACGGGCAGGTGCTGCAGGAGGGCATCAACGAGGGCGGCGCGATGTCGAGCTGGATCGTCGCCGCCACCTCGTACAGCACGAACAACGTGCCGATGATCCCGTTCTACATCTACTACTCGATGTTCGGCCTGCAGCGCGTCGGCGACCTGGCCTGGCTGGCCGGTGACATGCGCGCGCGCGGCTTCCTGCTCGGCGGGACCGCCGGGCGCACCACGCTCAACGGCGAGGGCCTGCAGCACGAGGACGGCCACAGCCACATCCTCGCCGGCACCATCCCAAACTGCGTCAGCTACGACCCGACCTTCGCCTACGAGGTCGTCACCATCATCCGCGACGGCATGCGCCGCATGTACGAGCAGCAGGAGGACGTGTACTACTACGTCACCCTGATGAACGAGAACTACCCGCATCCCGGTCTGGCCGATGCCGGCGAAGGCGCCGAGCAGGGCATTCTGAAGGGCCTGTACAAACTCAAGGCCGGCGGCAAGGCGAAGAAGGGCCTGCGGGTCCAGCTGATGGGCAGCGGCACGATCCTGCGCGAAGTGATTGCGGCGGCCGAGCTGCTGAAGGACGACTGGGGCGTCAGCGCCGACCTCTGGAGCGCCACCAGCTACAACGAGCTGCGCCGTGACGGCATGGCCGCTGAACGCTGGAACCTGCTGCATCCCACCGAGCCGCGGCGCAAGAGCTGGGTCGAGACCTGCCTGGAAGGCAACGAAGGGCCGGTCATCGCGTCGACCGACTACATGCGCAACTACGCCGACCAGGTGCGCGAATACGTGCAGGCCGCCGGCCGCCGCTACGTGGTGCTGGGCACCGACGGCTTCGGCCGCAGCGACTACCGCGTCAAGCTGCGCCGCTTCTTCGAGGTCGACCGCTTCTACGTGACCGTCGCCGCGCTCAAGGCGCTGGCCGATGAAGGCACGTTGAAGCCCGCGGTGGTGGCCGAAGCCATCGCCAAGTACGGCCTGGACACCGAGCGCGCCGCGCCGTGGACCGTCTGA